The proteins below come from a single Lactobacillus johnsonii genomic window:
- a CDS encoding glycoside hydrolase family 2 TIM barrel-domain containing protein produces MKANIRWLDDPETFRVNQIAAHSDHLYFKNYEEWEQKRSSFIQSLDGKWQFKFSNNPQTRPLDFYKTNFDASDFDFIPVPSEIELNNYAQNQYINTLYPWEGKIFRRPAYSLGQKTDRSFSGGEDNTVGSYIKHFDLDNSFQGKHVHVFFEGVERAMFVWLNGHFIGYGEDSFTPSEFNLTPYLKEKNNILAVQVFKHSTASFLEDQDMFRFSGIFRSVKLLAFPETHLMDLALKPTITNDYHDGIFNAKLSFTGTKDGYVRLKIKDINGQTLLDEEHNLTSTITIENKLLKNIHLWDNHHPYLYQLFIEVHDSNKNLIELDSYKFGFREIKITDDKVVLLNGKRLIINGVNRHEWNMNSGRTITKQDMKADIQTFKRNNINAVRTCHYPNQIPWYYLCDQNGIYVMAENNLESHGTWQKMGKVEPSYNVPGSLAEWRNVVIDRARSNYETLKNHTSILFWSLGNESYAGENLIAMNQFYKSHDDTRLTHYEGVVHTPDLKNKISDLESYMYLPPKEAEKYLKNNPSKPFLECEYMHDMGNSDGGMKSYIKLIDEYPQYLGGFIWDFIDQALLTYDPISGKKVLRYGGDFDDRHSDYEFSGDGLMFADRTEKPAMQEVKYYYGLHK; encoded by the coding sequence ATGAAAGCAAATATTCGATGGCTAGATGATCCAGAAACTTTCCGCGTTAATCAAATTGCAGCGCACAGTGATCATTTATATTTCAAAAATTATGAAGAATGGGAACAAAAACGTAGCAGTTTTATTCAAAGTCTAGATGGAAAATGGCAATTTAAATTTTCTAATAATCCCCAAACTAGACCACTTGATTTTTACAAAACTAATTTTGATGCTTCAGATTTTGATTTCATTCCTGTTCCAAGTGAAATTGAATTAAATAATTATGCACAAAATCAATATATAAATACCCTCTATCCTTGGGAGGGAAAAATTTTTCGCAGACCAGCTTATTCGCTAGGACAGAAAACAGATCGTTCATTCAGTGGAGGAGAAGATAATACGGTCGGTTCTTACATTAAACATTTTGATTTAGATAATTCTTTTCAAGGAAAGCACGTTCATGTTTTCTTTGAAGGAGTAGAACGAGCAATGTTTGTTTGGCTAAATGGTCATTTTATTGGATATGGTGAAGATAGTTTTACTCCATCTGAATTTAATCTTACCCCCTACCTTAAAGAAAAGAACAATATTTTAGCTGTACAAGTATTCAAACACAGTACTGCTTCTTTTTTAGAGGATCAGGATATGTTTAGATTTTCTGGAATTTTCCGCTCAGTAAAGCTACTTGCTTTTCCAGAAACACATTTAATGGATCTTGCATTAAAACCAACAATTACAAATGACTACCATGATGGAATTTTCAATGCCAAATTATCCTTTACTGGTACAAAAGATGGATATGTACGTTTAAAAATAAAAGATATCAATGGGCAAACTTTACTGGATGAAGAACATAATCTAACTTCAACAATTACAATCGAAAATAAATTACTGAAAAACATTCATCTTTGGGATAACCATCACCCTTATTTATATCAGTTATTTATTGAAGTCCACGATTCAAATAAAAATCTAATTGAGTTAGATTCTTATAAATTTGGATTTCGAGAAATTAAAATAACTGACGATAAAGTTGTATTACTCAATGGAAAGAGACTAATTATAAATGGGGTCAACCGACACGAATGGAATATGAATAGCGGACGTACCATTACTAAACAGGATATGAAGGCCGATATTCAGACCTTTAAAAGAAACAATATCAATGCGGTACGTACTTGCCATTATCCTAATCAAATTCCGTGGTATTACTTATGTGATCAAAATGGTATCTACGTTATGGCAGAGAATAATTTAGAATCTCACGGAACATGGCAAAAAATGGGAAAAGTTGAGCCTTCGTATAATGTTCCAGGATCTTTAGCAGAATGGCGTAATGTAGTTATTGATCGTGCCAGAAGTAATTATGAAACTTTAAAGAATCATACTTCTATTCTCTTTTGGTCGCTAGGTAATGAATCATATGCTGGTGAAAATTTAATAGCAATGAATCAATTCTATAAATCGCACGATGATACACGCCTTACGCATTATGAAGGTGTGGTTCATACACCAGACTTAAAAAATAAAATATCTGATTTAGAAAGTTACATGTATCTCCCACCTAAAGAAGCTGAAAAATATTTAAAAAATAATCCTTCAAAGCCATTTCTTGAATGCGAATATATGCATGATATGGGCAATTCAGATGGTGGAATGAAATCTTACATTAAATTAATTGATGAATATCCACAATATTTAGGCGGATTTATTTGGGACTTTATTGATCAAGCTCTTTTAACCTATGATCCAATAAGCGGTAAAAAAGTACTCAGATACGGTGGTGACTTTGATGATCGACACTCAGATTATGAGTTTTCTGGGGATGGTCTAATGTTTGCTGATCGAACTGAAAAACCAGCAATGCAGGAGGTTAAATATTATTATGGATTACACAAATAA
- a CDS encoding beta-galactosidase small subunit, which translates to MDYTNKLHIIYGDAALGVQTKKFQYIFSYEKGGLESLKINNKEWLYRIPTPTFWRATTDNDRGNGFSVKAAQWLGADMFSQCSKIHLTVDDQKFDPLPIAPFNNQFSNHEYANLVKISFDYKTTTTPATICTITYVIDSSGHATIKMRYMGKEGLPSLPVLGMRFIMPTMATGFEYYGLSSETYPDRKAGAKKGVFHVKGLPVTKYLVPQENGMHMDTDKLIITRNTSLNNADRDTNDFQLEINKTDKPLNFSCLPYTAEELENATHIEELPLARRTVLVIAGKVRGVGGIDSWGTDVEEKYRIDSSKNFEFSFKLS; encoded by the coding sequence ATGGATTACACAAATAAACTCCACATTATTTACGGAGATGCAGCGTTAGGAGTACAAACTAAAAAATTTCAATATATTTTTAGTTATGAAAAAGGCGGACTTGAATCCCTAAAAATCAATAATAAAGAATGGCTCTATCGTATCCCTACTCCAACATTTTGGCGTGCCACAACCGATAACGATCGCGGTAATGGCTTTAGCGTTAAGGCTGCTCAATGGTTAGGAGCGGATATGTTCAGCCAATGTAGTAAAATTCATCTAACAGTTGATGATCAAAAATTTGATCCTCTACCTATCGCTCCATTCAATAATCAATTTTCTAACCATGAATATGCAAATCTCGTAAAAATTAGTTTTGATTATAAAACTACTACTACGCCGGCAACTATATGCACGATTACCTATGTTATTGATTCCAGTGGACACGCAACTATTAAAATGCGTTACATGGGAAAAGAAGGATTGCCATCTCTTCCAGTCCTAGGAATGCGTTTTATCATGCCTACGATGGCAACTGGATTTGAATATTATGGACTTTCTTCTGAAACATATCCTGATCGTAAAGCAGGGGCAAAAAAAGGAGTATTTCACGTAAAAGGTTTACCTGTCACAAAATATTTGGTTCCACAAGAAAATGGCATGCATATGGACACAGATAAATTAATTATCACTAGAAATACTAGCCTGAATAATGCAGATCGTGATACAAATGATTTTCAACTAGAAATTAATAAAACTGATAAACCACTTAACTTTAGTTGCCTCCCCTATACCGCTGAAGAATTAGAAAATGCCACACACATTGAAGAACTTCCACTAGCACGCAGAACAGTTTTAGTAATTGCTGGAAAAGTACGCGGTGTAGGGGGAATAGACAGTTGGGGGACAGATGTTGAAGAAAAATATAGAATAGATTCAAGTAAAAATTTTGAATTTTCATTCAAATTAAGTTAA
- the galE gene encoding UDP-glucose 4-epimerase GalE → MKVLVIGGAGYIGSHAVRKLIEEGNDVVVLDSLYTGHRKAVDKRAKFYQGDIEDTNLVSKILRDENIDAVMHFAAYSLVPESVKKPLKYYDNNVSGMISLLQAMDDAKVKYLVFSSSAATYGIPKTLPITEDTPLDPINPYGETKMMMENIMHWADKADGIKSIALRYFNVAGASSDGSIGEDHGPETHLIPNILKSAISGDGNFTIFGDDYDTKDGTNVRDYVQVEDLIDAHILALKHVMETNKSNVFNLGTAQGYSNLEILEAAKKVTSIDIPYTIGPRRGGDPDSLVADSSKARKVLGWKPKHENVDDVIATAWNWHKSHPKGYEDK, encoded by the coding sequence ATGAAAGTATTAGTTATTGGTGGTGCCGGTTATATCGGCTCTCATGCTGTTAGAAAATTAATTGAAGAAGGAAACGATGTTGTTGTCCTTGATTCTCTCTACACTGGCCATAGAAAGGCTGTTGACAAGAGAGCTAAATTTTATCAAGGCGACATCGAAGATACTAATTTAGTAAGCAAGATCTTACGGGACGAAAACATTGATGCTGTTATGCACTTTGCCGCTTACTCATTAGTTCCTGAATCAGTTAAGAAACCTTTGAAATATTACGACAACAATGTCTCAGGTATGATTTCTCTTCTTCAAGCCATGGATGACGCTAAAGTTAAATACCTAGTATTTTCTTCATCCGCTGCTACTTATGGTATTCCAAAGACTTTACCGATTACTGAAGATACACCACTTGATCCAATTAATCCTTATGGCGAAACCAAGATGATGATGGAAAATATTATGCACTGGGCTGACAAGGCTGACGGCATTAAGTCTATCGCTCTTCGCTACTTTAATGTTGCTGGTGCTTCAAGCGACGGCTCAATTGGTGAAGATCACGGTCCTGAAACTCACCTAATTCCAAATATCTTAAAGAGTGCTATTTCTGGTGATGGCAACTTTACTATTTTTGGTGACGACTATGACACTAAAGACGGTACTAATGTCCGTGACTACGTTCAAGTTGAAGACTTAATTGACGCCCATATCTTAGCTCTTAAGCACGTAATGGAAACTAACAAGTCTAATGTCTTTAACTTAGGTACTGCTCAAGGATACTCTAACTTAGAAATTCTTGAAGCTGCTAAGAAAGTTACTAGCATTGACATCCCTTACACTATTGGACCAAGAAGAGGCGGAGATCCTGACTCATTAGTTGCCGATTCAAGTAAGGCACGTAAAGTTCTAGGCTGGAAGCCAAAGCATGAAAATGTTGATGACGTTATCGCAACTGCTTGGAACTGGCACAAGAGCCACCCAAAGGGCTATGAAGATAAATAA
- a CDS encoding RNase H family protein — translation MVKRYYAMIDANTGKTDVRHEEWDNIKTEFQSKSSLIYKVFNTEKEANDFINQGYIEESDIDPDDNEAVNKEIEDRIASLTDDEAIIATDGSYMEDVNKDIAGAGWIEITKDHKEPKNDTCAPEGMRNVAGKIKAIEKGIEWARSKGFKRLDIYFDYAGLVGWAYGYNVHINKKNDKGKNDLRVKYYNLIKETSKHMKLVFHKVSAHTNVKYNEEADRLAKEAVENYGK, via the coding sequence ATGGTTAAAAGATATTATGCGATGATTGATGCGAATACAGGTAAAACTGATGTACGTCATGAAGAATGGGACAATATAAAAACTGAATTTCAAAGTAAATCTAGTCTTATTTATAAAGTCTTTAACACAGAAAAGGAAGCCAATGATTTTATTAATCAAGGCTATATTGAAGAAAGCGACATTGATCCAGACGACAACGAAGCAGTTAATAAGGAAATTGAGGACCGTATTGCTTCTTTAACTGATGATGAAGCTATCATTGCGACAGATGGTAGTTATATGGAAGATGTCAATAAGGACATAGCCGGCGCTGGCTGGATTGAGATTACTAAGGATCATAAAGAGCCTAAAAATGATACTTGTGCTCCTGAAGGTATGAGAAATGTTGCCGGTAAAATTAAAGCTATTGAAAAAGGAATTGAATGGGCTCGCAGTAAAGGCTTTAAACGTTTAGATATCTACTTTGATTATGCCGGACTTGTTGGCTGGGCTTACGGATACAACGTTCATATTAATAAAAAGAATGATAAGGGAAAAAATGATCTTAGGGTAAAATATTATAATCTAATTAAAGAAACAAGTAAGCATATGAAACTTGTTTTCCATAAGGTTTCTGCTCATACTAACGTTAAATATAACGAAGAAGCAGACCGATTAGCAAAAGAGGCTGTAGAAAATTATGGTAAATAA
- a CDS encoding SEC10/PgrA surface exclusion domain-containing protein: protein MKNKDKLMYVSAAVVAAGSIAGAKTTTVKAAEVQKVNADSNANLNNKAEQKATAQDKAATKQIAQDKSDIVKTQDQVKQAQADKAQVESQKTQTEATLPAKQEAMQTAKSNLDNAKSELTHAQTKQEDLTKQYDSSYENNVKSAQAAKTQADQKVQNLEGQVQTAQNKQTDLIGQRTNAESEVKANTETLNNVNTHVNELTAQAKQAQDKFNNVQKDYNQIQGELNAKESASAKAENDLKQNETDLNQSKKTLSDLQTKDNDLAKTVNDTQAKLEISNKDLANVNNDISQSQNKLNDVTKQANDVNSKLSQATAKRDEAKSALDQIRESAQNVMILPDSYIKAAKKWDYISNEDRKNFNDDQFTKEMYAASIDGWKLNHYKSNEKDKKHMVDLNNLTAEEQLEINKFALNLINQARAQLGNKPRILNRSAMKFANDVANNYRTNNTNSLRNGGGHDVKAITAAARKYGLNDANNWYELLGRENFSTQAPYEAVTDYDPYGAYHVESYSHSADDYRHQRDDMDSLKNHIYDDIKGMIFNFHDNEWLHAGAMLSFYYMPQESLGNKGQTTTYSAISIDMQSSSPDIILIHYISVPDIIDSIWHENEFIKDPSKFNVNDNIELTTATDPVKAQQAYDQAQNDVNSLISQKNDLDNQIKSLTDHINQSQAKVNVLTKSINDLSTKLANAKNDKQNVEHQIVDTTKRINDLQAAYPALLKAKDDIAQDLATYKQDHAAVINDYNNTKSQLEKLNNDLDAANKDKNSAETILNQHKAELARINQDLDAANKQIDDLKVKLADAKTAQTAAKANLDKAQADYDNYVNTHKDLIDQISAADKVVSEKKEAVQKAQAAYDKAEADYKTAKAEVTKLDNKVQDLDKTITKSQATIKTLTNRIAANTKIINNNKQVHEAAARKAFDAQINQALDAVVAAPMSNSNKAQAATVKPTVNNTKHALPQTSVDDKVSIFAALAGLSLASIGLGSLVSDKKRRRN, encoded by the coding sequence ATGAAGAACAAAGATAAATTGATGTATGTTTCTGCAGCAGTAGTAGCTGCAGGATCAATCGCAGGTGCTAAGACTACGACAGTTAAGGCAGCTGAAGTTCAAAAAGTTAATGCTGATAGCAATGCTAATTTAAATAATAAAGCAGAACAAAAAGCCACAGCTCAAGATAAAGCCGCAACTAAACAAATTGCTCAAGATAAGTCTGATATTGTTAAAACTCAAGATCAAGTAAAACAAGCTCAAGCAGATAAAGCACAAGTTGAAAGTCAAAAGACTCAAACTGAAGCTACTCTGCCAGCAAAACAAGAAGCAATGCAAACTGCTAAATCTAACTTAGATAATGCTAAGAGTGAGTTAACTCACGCACAAACTAAGCAAGAAGATTTAACAAAACAATATGATAGTTCATATGAAAACAATGTAAAATCCGCACAAGCTGCTAAGACTCAAGCTGATCAAAAGGTACAAAATCTTGAAGGTCAAGTTCAAACTGCACAAAATAAGCAAACTGATTTGATTGGTCAAAGAACTAATGCTGAAAGTGAAGTTAAGGCTAATACTGAAACATTGAATAATGTTAATACGCATGTCAATGAATTGACTGCACAAGCAAAGCAAGCTCAAGACAAATTTAACAATGTTCAAAAAGACTATAACCAAATTCAAGGTGAATTGAACGCTAAAGAATCAGCTAGTGCTAAGGCAGAAAATGATTTAAAGCAAAATGAAACTGATTTAAATCAAAGTAAAAAGACCTTATCTGACTTACAAACTAAAGATAATGATTTAGCTAAAACTGTTAATGATACTCAAGCTAAATTAGAAATCTCAAATAAAGATTTAGCTAACGTCAATAATGATATTAGCCAAAGTCAAAACAAGTTAAATGATGTAACTAAGCAAGCTAATGATGTTAATAGCAAGTTATCACAAGCTACTGCCAAACGTGATGAAGCTAAGAGTGCATTAGATCAAATTAGAGAATCAGCTCAAAATGTAATGATTTTACCAGATTCTTATATTAAAGCAGCAAAGAAATGGGACTATATTTCTAATGAAGATCGTAAGAATTTTAATGATGATCAATTCACTAAAGAAATGTATGCTGCTTCAATAGACGGATGGAAGTTAAATCACTATAAATCTAATGAAAAAGATAAAAAGCATATGGTTGACCTTAATAATTTGACAGCAGAAGAACAATTAGAAATTAATAAATTCGCTCTAAATCTTATTAATCAAGCACGCGCACAATTAGGAAATAAGCCACGGATTCTAAATAGAAGTGCAATGAAATTTGCTAATGACGTGGCTAATAATTATCGCACAAATAATACAAATAGTTTGCGCAATGGTGGTGGTCATGATGTTAAAGCGATTACGGCCGCAGCAAGAAAATATGGATTAAATGATGCAAATAATTGGTATGAATTATTAGGTCGAGAAAATTTCAGCACACAAGCTCCGTATGAGGCAGTAACCGACTATGATCCGTATGGTGCATATCATGTTGAAAGTTATTCCCACTCAGCTGATGATTATAGGCATCAGCGAGATGATATGGATTCTTTGAAAAACCATATTTATGATGATATTAAAGGAATGATTTTTAATTTTCATGATAATGAGTGGTTACATGCTGGTGCTATGTTGTCATTTTATTATATGCCACAAGAATCTCTAGGAAATAAAGGTCAAACTACAACTTATAGTGCGATTAGTATAGATATGCAGTCAAGTTCACCAGATATTATTTTGATTCACTATATTAGTGTTCCTGATATAATTGATTCAATTTGGCATGAAAATGAGTTTATCAAGGATCCAAGTAAATTTAACGTTAACGACAATATTGAATTGACTACTGCAACTGATCCTGTTAAAGCTCAACAAGCATATGATCAAGCGCAAAACGATGTGAACTCATTAATTAGTCAAAAGAATGACTTAGATAATCAAATTAAATCATTAACTGATCATATCAATCAATCACAAGCTAAAGTAAATGTTTTAACTAAATCTATTAATGATTTGTCAACTAAGTTAGCTAATGCTAAGAATGATAAGCAAAATGTTGAACATCAAATTGTTGACACTACTAAACGTATTAATGACTTACAAGCTGCTTACCCTGCATTACTTAAGGCTAAAGATGATATAGCTCAAGATTTAGCAACTTATAAGCAAGATCACGCTGCTGTAATTAATGATTACAACAACACTAAATCTCAATTAGAGAAGTTAAATAATGATCTAGACGCAGCTAATAAGGATAAGAATTCAGCTGAAACTATTCTTAACCAACACAAAGCAGAATTAGCTCGCATTAATCAAGATCTAGATGCTGCTAATAAGCAAATAGATGACTTAAAGGTTAAGTTAGCAGATGCTAAGACTGCTCAAACTGCTGCCAAAGCTAACTTAGATAAAGCACAAGCCGATTATGACAACTACGTAAATACTCATAAAGACTTGATTGATCAAATTTCAGCTGCAGATAAAGTAGTTAGCGAAAAGAAAGAAGCCGTACAAAAGGCTCAAGCAGCATATGACAAGGCTGAAGCTGACTACAAGACTGCTAAAGCTGAAGTTACTAAGTTAGATAATAAAGTTCAAGATTTAGATAAGACTATTACTAAGTCTCAAGCTACTATTAAGACACTTACTAACAGAATTGCTGCTAATACTAAGATTATCAATAATAATAAGCAAGTTCATGAAGCAGCTGCACGTAAAGCATTCGATGCTCAAATTAACCAAGCTTTGGATGCTGTTGTAGCAGCTCCAATGAGTAATAGTAATAAAGCTCAAGCAGCTACTGTAAAGCCTACTGTTAACAACACTAAGCATGCATTGCCACAAACTAGTGTTGATGATAAGGTAAGTATTTTCGCTGCACTTGCAGGATTATCATTAGCTTCAATTGGTTTAGGTTCATTAGTTTCAGATAAGAAGAGAAGACGTAATTAG
- the trxB gene encoding thioredoxin-disulfide reductase: MAEKKNYDVIVIGAGPGGLTAALYAARANLKVVILDRGIYGGQMNNTAGIDNYPGFVDIQGPELGEKMYQTATNAGAEFAYGDVQSIIQDGNKKIVKTDSGEYEAGAVVIATGAVHKHLGVPGEEEYAGKGVSYCAVCDAAFFRDEDVAVIGGGDSAIQEGLYLAQSAKSVTVIHRRDQLRAKAELQKKAFENDKMKFIWNAQTEEIVGDGNKVTGVKYKDKETGEEKEIKVAGVFIYVGIQPQTDAFRDLGITDDQGWILTDDHMRTKVDGVFALGDVRSKELRQIATAVGEGSIAGQEVYNYYQGLSEE, encoded by the coding sequence ATGGCTGAGAAAAAAAACTACGATGTAATTGTAATTGGAGCAGGACCTGGTGGTTTAACTGCTGCTTTATATGCCGCTCGAGCTAATTTGAAAGTAGTTATTTTGGATCGTGGTATTTATGGCGGCCAAATGAATAATACTGCTGGCATTGATAATTATCCTGGCTTTGTTGATATTCAAGGACCTGAATTAGGCGAAAAAATGTATCAAACGGCTACAAATGCTGGAGCTGAATTTGCTTATGGCGATGTACAAAGTATTATCCAAGATGGCAATAAAAAGATCGTTAAAACTGATTCAGGTGAATACGAAGCTGGTGCGGTCGTTATTGCTACTGGTGCAGTTCATAAGCATCTTGGAGTTCCTGGCGAAGAAGAATATGCTGGAAAAGGCGTATCATATTGTGCTGTTTGTGACGCCGCTTTCTTTAGAGATGAAGATGTTGCTGTAATTGGTGGCGGAGATTCAGCTATTCAAGAGGGGCTATATTTGGCACAGTCTGCTAAGTCAGTCACTGTTATCCATCGGCGTGATCAACTTCGTGCGAAAGCTGAATTACAAAAGAAAGCTTTCGAAAATGATAAGATGAAGTTTATCTGGAATGCTCAAACTGAAGAAATTGTCGGAGATGGCAATAAAGTAACTGGTGTGAAATATAAGGATAAAGAAACTGGTGAAGAAAAAGAAATTAAAGTAGCTGGTGTATTTATTTATGTTGGTATTCAACCACAAACAGATGCTTTTAGAGATTTAGGCATTACTGATGACCAAGGTTGGATCCTAACGGATGATCATATGCGTACTAAAGTTGATGGGGTCTTTGCTTTGGGTGATGTTCGATCAAAAGAACTTCGTCAAATTGCAACTGCTGTCGGTGAAGGAAGTATTGCTGGTCAAGAAGTATATAACTATTACCAAGGTTTAAGCGAAGAATAA
- a CDS encoding NAD(P)H-dependent glycerol-3-phosphate dehydrogenase, with amino-acid sequence MAKIAVLGNGSWGSVLGSMLADNGNDVVLYGNIDSVNQEINEHHTNTHYMKNWKLNPNVPATGDLEKALDGAEIVLFVLPTKAVRIVAKNVRKILDKTGATPLLVTATKGIEPGSKKLISDILTEEVYPNDSEKIVAISGPSHAENVAQKDLTAIACASTSEENAKRVQKIFSNNYVRFYTNDDLVGVEVGGAVKNVIAIAAGILVGKGYGDDAKAALMTRGLAEITRLGVKYFGAKPMTFSGLSGIGDLIVTATSQNSRNWRAGKQIGEGKSLDYVLDHMGQVVEGATTVKAVHELAEEKNIDMPISEAIYRVLYENADVDQEIKTMMGRNPKPEIQL; translated from the coding sequence GGGGTTCTGTTCTTGGTTCAATGTTAGCTGATAACGGAAATGATGTAGTATTATATGGAAACATTGATAGTGTTAACCAAGAAATTAATGAACATCATACTAATACTCACTACATGAAAAATTGGAAACTTAATCCGAATGTGCCCGCTACTGGAGATTTAGAAAAAGCATTGGATGGTGCCGAAATTGTTTTATTTGTTTTACCAACTAAAGCAGTTCGTATTGTTGCTAAAAATGTACGTAAAATATTAGATAAAACTGGCGCTACTCCTTTATTGGTAACTGCAACTAAAGGAATTGAACCAGGAAGTAAAAAACTAATTTCAGATATTTTAACTGAGGAAGTTTATCCAAATGATAGTGAAAAAATAGTAGCTATTTCAGGCCCTAGTCATGCTGAAAATGTTGCTCAAAAGGATTTAACTGCAATTGCTTGTGCATCTACTAGTGAAGAAAATGCTAAGAGAGTACAAAAGATATTTTCAAATAACTATGTCCGTTTCTACACTAATGATGATTTAGTGGGAGTTGAAGTAGGTGGAGCAGTGAAAAATGTTATTGCAATCGCTGCAGGTATCCTAGTTGGTAAAGGATATGGTGATGATGCAAAAGCTGCTTTAATGACTAGAGGCTTAGCTGAAATTACTCGTTTAGGAGTTAAATACTTCGGCGCAAAACCAATGACTTTTTCAGGTCTTTCAGGAATTGGTGATTTAATTGTAACAGCAACTTCTCAAAATTCTCGTAATTGGCGTGCAGGTAAGCAAATTGGAGAAGGAAAGAGTCTTGATTATGTTTTAGACCATATGGGCCAAGTTGTTGAAGGTGCTACGACTGTTAAAGCTGTACATGAATTAGCAGAAGAAAAGAATATTGATATGCCAATTAGTGAAGCTATTTACCGTGTTTTATATGAAAATGCCGATGTAGATCAAGAAATTAAGACAATGATGGGAAGAAATCCTAAGCCAGAAATTCAACTATAA